The Clostridiales bacterium genome window below encodes:
- a CDS encoding O-antigen ligase family protein, whose product MSLFGIILLISIYNVIKVKNINDKPIFFNGLSLLLILFSVYGFALILQNPGVVFYHKASRYVPSYMYLKQIYLSLLPIFSFYYYTVKGYLTEKRLCNWIYVFFISALLSFYRYQIDKAGDDSGEVTNNMGYLFLSLIPSLLLFRRNVIKMYLGLFVILVYLVLGMKRGAIMIGAVCILYFLWNSIRLSSGITKIKYILFTIVLTVIGFYFVLYQMNTNELLNKRIEDTMEGDSSNREDIYTTFWDLFFSQAGGLNFVFGFGANGTLELCGYYAHNDWLEIMINQGLLGFFVFLYFFVCFYNSWKYSINKDSKLALALIGFIVLARSFFSMSYGSMTYMFTSVFGYYLAISKKT is encoded by the coding sequence GTGTCATTATTTGGAATAATACTACTAATATCCATTTATAATGTAATCAAAGTAAAAAATATAAATGACAAGCCGATCTTTTTCAACGGATTATCTTTATTGCTTATATTGTTCTCTGTTTATGGATTTGCGTTAATTTTACAAAATCCAGGAGTGGTTTTCTATCATAAAGCGAGTCGCTATGTACCTAGTTATATGTATTTAAAGCAGATATATCTGTCTTTATTACCTATATTTTCCTTTTATTACTACACAGTAAAAGGATATCTTACAGAAAAAAGATTATGTAATTGGATATACGTTTTCTTTATATCTGCTTTGTTGTCATTTTACAGATATCAAATAGATAAAGCAGGAGATGATTCTGGGGAGGTTACTAATAATATGGGATATCTTTTCCTTTCATTAATACCTTCATTATTACTTTTTAGAAGAAATGTAATAAAAATGTATTTAGGATTGTTTGTGATTTTAGTTTATTTGGTATTAGGAATGAAAAGAGGGGCTATAATGATAGGGGCAGTCTGTATATTGTATTTCTTGTGGAATTCTATAAGATTATCCAGCGGAATTACCAAAATCAAATATATTCTTTTTACAATTGTTTTAACTGTTATAGGCTTCTATTTCGTTCTTTATCAAATGAATACAAATGAGCTTTTAAATAAACGTATAGAAGATACAATGGAAGGTGATTCTAGTAATAGGGAAGACATTTATACTACATTTTGGGATTTGTTTTTTTCTCAGGCAGGTGGGTTGAATTTCGTTTTTGGTTTTGGTGCTAATGGAACTCTTGAACTTTGTGGCTATTATGCCCATAACGATTGGTTGGAAATAATGATCAATCAAGGTTTGCTCGGTTTTTTTGTGTTCCTATATTTCTTTGTGTGTTTTTATAATAGTTGGAAATATTCAATCAATAAAGATTCAAAACTTGCTTTAGCTTTAATAGGTTTTATCGTTTTAGCAAGGTCATTTTTTTCTATGTCATATGGTAGTATGACATATATGTTCACGAGTGTTTTTGGTTATTATTTAGC